In Deltaproteobacteria bacterium, a single genomic region encodes these proteins:
- a CDS encoding carbon-nitrogen hydrolase family protein — protein sequence MRLLLVQPRLRAAPDADNLETVRRLVGSSTTVVAPDDVLLLPEHVVPRGGAEAYERAVGDLARALGCHVVGGSHHQARGDGVFNAGVACAPDGGVVGRYEKVRPYSGERESVRPGRSIGEFTIAGRRILVLVCADFWFADVILGASALPDLLLVPALSVTRKPTPAYSRALWRHLAVSRAYEYGVYVGISDWAHESKLPALAAAGVAGFADPTTTEPDELFRPLGASPFAVHELDFDRLEDFRRDRRSRGFFWKG from the coding sequence ATGAGGCTCCTCCTCGTCCAGCCGAGGCTCCGCGCCGCACCCGACGCCGACAACCTCGAGACCGTCCGCCGCCTGGTCGGCTCCTCGACGACCGTCGTGGCGCCGGACGACGTGCTGCTGCTCCCTGAGCACGTCGTGCCCCGCGGCGGCGCCGAGGCCTACGAGCGCGCGGTCGGCGACCTCGCGCGCGCCCTCGGCTGCCACGTCGTCGGCGGCTCGCATCATCAGGCGCGCGGCGACGGGGTGTTCAACGCCGGCGTCGCCTGCGCGCCGGACGGCGGCGTCGTCGGGCGCTACGAGAAGGTGCGGCCCTATTCCGGCGAACGCGAGAGCGTGCGTCCGGGGCGGTCGATCGGTGAGTTCACGATCGCGGGGCGGCGCATCCTCGTGCTCGTGTGCGCCGACTTCTGGTTCGCCGACGTGATCCTCGGCGCCAGCGCACTGCCCGACCTGCTGCTCGTCCCGGCGCTGTCGGTCACGCGCAAGCCGACGCCCGCGTACTCCCGCGCGCTCTGGCGTCACCTCGCCGTCTCCCGCGCCTACGAATACGGCGTGTACGTCGGCATCAGCGACTGGGCGCACGAGTCCAAGCTGCCGGCCCTTGCCGCCGCCGGTGTGGCGGGCTTCGCAGACCCGACCACCACCGAACCGGACGAGCTGTTCCGGCCGCTCGGCGCCTCACCGTTCGCGGTCCACGAGCTCGACTTCGACCGCCTCGAGGATTTTCGGCGCGACCGTCGGAGTCGAGGGTTCTTCTGGAAGGGCTGA